The genome window AATAAGGTGCATTGAAATAATGCGCATTTTGAGAATACTATAATGTATATTGAGACGTGCCCGCTGTATTTGGTTTATTACTCAGAATAACGATCTGATAATCTTTAAACTGCATGTTTCGCAGGGGACCGGTCGATGAAATCCTCCATTCATGCAGATCTGGATGCTTTCCACTCCGGGTTCCAGGCCTGTGCCAAAGAGGTCCTGCAGTACCTGAGTCAGTTTGAGAACTGGACGACACGGGAGCAGAGGTGCGCGCAGCTCATCAACCACCTTCACAAGGTGCTGGCGCAGTTCCAGCCCGGCGCGCAGCCACTCCAGCACCAGCTGCCCGCCGGGGACGCACAGGATGGCCAGAAAGGCGACGGCCAAGCCAACTGCGTCCCGGTCATCCAGAGGACCCAAGGCGGGGAGCTTAACGAGAACGACACAGACACGGACAGTGGATACGGGGGCGAGGCTGAAAAGAGCGATGGCAAAGACAAAGAATGTGAGCGCAACAAAGCGCAGGGACACAAGGCAGTGAAGATCAAGCAAGAGTTTGGAGACGATCGCGCTGCCAAGAAGCCAAAGATGAACTGGCCTGGGAACGGGCTAGGGGGCACAGACCCCACCAGACCCGATCTGGCGTTAATGAACTCTCTGATGGGAATAAGCAGTGTGGGACAGCAGACACCTATTTGCATGCCTTTCTACTTCATCAACCCCTCCGCCGCGGCGTCCTATATGCCTTTTTTCGATAAGAGCAACATTGAAAAGTACATGTACCctgcggcggcggcagctctgGCGTC of Chelmon rostratus isolate fCheRos1 chromosome 6, fCheRos1.pri, whole genome shotgun sequence contains these proteins:
- the bhlhe41 gene encoding class E basic helix-loop-helix protein 41 isoform X1, with the translated sequence MDERIPHLQDRQYMEHADFLGVDYPSLYMCKSKRGIKREDGGKQDAYKLPHRLIEKKRRDRINECIGQLKDLLPEHLKLSTLGHLEKAVVLELTLKHLNALTAVTEQQHQKIIALQNGDRSMKSSIHADLDAFHSGFQACAKEVLQYLSQFENWTTREQRCAQLINHLHKVLAQFQPGAQPLQHQLPAGDAQDGQKGDGQANCVPVIQRTQGGELNENDTDTDSGYGGEAEKSDGKDKECERNKAQGHKAVKIKQEFGDDRAAKKPKMNWPGNGLGGTDPTRPDLALMNSLMGISSVGQQTPICMPFYFINPSAAASYMPFFDKSNIEKYMYPAAAAALASPFPWLYPAHASAAAAAAAAAAFPGLSAHFGASSQSKDSHCPDSDESHEAETGSPEEREESPASDDGEGDVAETLQESQSSPHDQFPACQTS
- the bhlhe41 gene encoding class E basic helix-loop-helix protein 41 isoform X2; protein product: MDERIPHLQDRQYMEHADFLGVDYPSLYMCKSKRGIKREDGGKDAYKLPHRLIEKKRRDRINECIGQLKDLLPEHLKLSTLGHLEKAVVLELTLKHLNALTAVTEQQHQKIIALQNGDRSMKSSIHADLDAFHSGFQACAKEVLQYLSQFENWTTREQRCAQLINHLHKVLAQFQPGAQPLQHQLPAGDAQDGQKGDGQANCVPVIQRTQGGELNENDTDTDSGYGGEAEKSDGKDKECERNKAQGHKAVKIKQEFGDDRAAKKPKMNWPGNGLGGTDPTRPDLALMNSLMGISSVGQQTPICMPFYFINPSAAASYMPFFDKSNIEKYMYPAAAAALASPFPWLYPAHASAAAAAAAAAAFPGLSAHFGASSQSKDSHCPDSDESHEAETGSPEEREESPASDDGEGDVAETLQESQSSPHDQFPACQTS